The genomic region atccctttccatgtgacatcgccagatttggccataacatctaggctgggtttggggtgttataatCCTTCCACGATCATAATCAGCATCCCgttcttgtctcccacgaacaataAGACTCTCTCCCTTTGAGTCAGGTTTAACCACTAGATGCTttatcttatcatacgaggtcaaagaatcataaacctcatcaattgtAAGAGACTCGCGACTATATAAAATcatgtctctaaaggttgaataagacggaggcaacgaacaaagtagaatcatcCCTAGAttttccttatcatactgaaccttcATGgtctccaagtttgagagaatttctttaatcactgttaagtgttcgtgcacagacgcaccttcctccaaacgatgatcataaagacgctgcttcatatgcaacttgctagttagagttttcgacgtACATATTTGTTCAGCCTTTTCCATAATGCAgcggcggtcttctccttcatcacatcctgcaaaatttcgttagacaaatgtagatgtaattgtgttaacgTCTTTTGATCCCTACGCTTCTTCTCTCCATCTGTTAATGTTGAAGGCATATTATCTATCCCTAGCAGGACATCCTCTAGATCCATCTGAGcaagaactgcttgcatcttAATCTGCCACAACGCGCACCTTAATCTGCCACAACGCAAATCTGGTCAATCcaacaacaaaatttcatgCTTCAAAGACACCATTACCGTGATCGAGATGAACAACCCAGAAGCTCTgatattaatttgtaaaaatagaatgtcggtaatgatgatatatcgcaaagaaaaaagaaataaaataaagaacacacaaatttttacgtgaaaaccctttcggggaaaaaaccacgggcagagaaGAATAACATTTACcatgtcaaattcgaatgattacaagaggagtttcgactacatctatttataggttgaaaaaacctaattctaatcaaagtcaaatatattatgctaataaatgctaaatatattatactcataaatactaaatcttctagaaagaaaatatatattttgtttaatttgactTACAAGCAATCTCTTAAAATTTGAATCATATAATTCTAACGCATCCACTAAAGAAAACAAACTCTTTTGTACAAACACAAATATTCtttataaaaatgactaaaaatttcaaaagttaaagTGAGTTTAGAGGAGACTTTCAACTTTTGaatctttattttcattctcaCTTTACGGAAAGGTTTTATTGCATGTAGGATGTGAATGAAAGATTTACAAATAGCAGCAGCCTTTTGtgttctttaaaatttatgttgagtatagagtaattttaaaattcgtgatcgaatctatatttttaatgagcTTACAGAAtgcaaataattaattactagaCTCGTTCGGTAAATacattgagaaataaaattaaaaaaaatcaaatacaaacaaaataaatgctTTACTTATTAAGTCCACATAAACTTATATCTTATGAATCGCTTCTGTTACtatgttcttttttattataCAAAACCCCACCAACAATCAAATACAAATAGTGCCTTTTTGACTGTTTCCGATGACTGTTCACAGAATTGTGATTCTCATTTTACTTCTTTTGGAATTTCTTAGGACTTGGAAGGGTCAAAAAACTGGGCATAGCACTGTTAATTGAAGATGAATCTTATTGTCaaggttttaatttttgtggTCGATTTTCTCTAGTAATTAACAACTATGATTAGACTAAGCCAGGAGGCAAAAGGATGCTTCAAGTATTATCATTAACAAATCAAATATCATACAATGCATTTAACCTGATCAAAGAGgatacaattaaaatttcataaaataaataggatataaaatttaatttctatataatAAATCAAGTAGATCTTAGATTACTTTGTCCTTTTGGTGTCaagttgattaataaaattccaACTTTCTTTTAAAGGCTTGGCTTGTCAGAATTCCTACTATAACACATGCAAAATGAATAAGATCCAAAAGGTCAAACAAAGGCCTTCTGGGCGATAACTAAGCCCCTTTACAGAACTTCAAGGAAGGCCCAAacaaatttatctaaaaatattgGAATTTCGAGTTTTaaattgacattgaaaaatatacatatttgtgtATTACACTTTTAATTGATTAATCATCAATAACTCTTTTTTGcccaaacaaaaatatcatcaagATAATATTTCATATAAGAAACTAATATGAGATTATAGAAATGTAAGATTATCGTATAAAATGTCGGGTATGTTACATTTATTCTATTTGGTTCGTTTAATTGGAATATAAGATTTTGGTGTTTTGTTGGTGGAATGTAAGATTATTTTGAAACATAGTTTACACTAAATCATCATTgttgtaagttttttttaacaaCTCTACTTCTTTAAATTTCTTTGtctcaatttcataaaattatacatttcataAGCATGAAATAGATTCTTTAATATCTTAAAGTTATGGTATTATGGCCATTGTATATGCAACCTGGCTACTAATCTGGATCATAGATGGTCCACAATGGGTATTTAAAGAAACGTGTTATTGGTCGATTTATTGTCAAAGCTGAATATTAAAGTGTGCCTATGCAAGGACTAATATTATGTGTTGAATCATTATTAAGTGAGTCGAAAATTGTACTTGATGACAAGCTAATCTTGTAGTGCGATAATTTAAACATTGTGGTTGTTTGGGTTAatccaattatttattttaagttcaaaCAAGTTGAGTTAAACTTGCTCTTTGTTCAGAAAAAAGTAGCGGCAAGAAAATTTATTGTTGTAGAAATAACAGTTCATGAGCAAATAACTATATCTTAATGAAAGCATTGTCATGCAAGATCAAAAACAAGTGGAAAGTGCTCGATATGCCACAACCTCTTGTTAATACTTAGTATCCATTGTTATAATTGCTTTTATGTGTCAATTTTGTTGCTTCTTTTGCTTGGTATCCatcttattatttcattttgtagaTGACATTGATTAGTGCAACTAAATGTTGACAAGGTACAACATGACATAGAATTCATAGAGTTTGGTAAGTTAGTGAATGTTAATGATTTAATTCACAATCCTTAAGtcttcaatttaaataaaaaaaattgaaaatttacgTGTGTTGTTCATGTATTGGTTGCTACCAAGTGAGCAGGTTTCTCAAACGATGTTAAAGGCTTTGGAGcattttttgtataaatattatattgcACAATGAAAGTTCAATGtgttattacaaaaaaatttgatgGTTCTTCTCTTTTCACTTACTCATAAAGTTTTAAGAAAATCCATTTGCAATCAATCAACCAACTCTGCTTTTACCAACTTTATATGATTTGTATATTTCAACCACCCAAATTAtggatgatttatgaaaatttaatcatGAGTCTTTTTAATTCTCTTAAATCatgaaaatgacttaaaaatcTTATTGGTAATTGTAgaagaatataattaaaaactgtttaaaataatataattttaagttaaaaattaaataatatatttgttattaatctttatattttacaaaagttgtggacttagttcttttacttttaaattggTCACTTTTAGTTTTTGTCCTTttgagattttgaaattttagtcccaACCCAAACAGTTACAGTTAAATTTACTCGGTTACATTCAATTTCTAGTCCTGTACTATGCGTACAATTGTTGCTTTAGCCTATATTCTCTAATTGGGTCATTctaagtctttatactttttgaattttgaaactcCAGTCTTGATGCAAATGACCATCATTAATCCATTAACTGGATTTTTAGTTAGTAATATATGGAAATAACAAGTTGACATggcattacacatatgataatataatcGTTGCATTAGATTTTAGAAATAGCgaacttaattaaatgaatttaacaattatcgtttggtaaaattgaaattttagaatttgaaacgtatatggactaaaataaccaaataaaatacaagAACAAAATCCACAACTTTCATAAAGCATAGGGACTAACGCAGATTTAACCAATTGTTAAACACATATActtatatttcaataatatgtaatgaattattaatataagtaatactattattttattaaagatacaaaaatataatttgtaaatacttagtaataaattttatacaatataaagttatgaaaatattatttaataattattacaatattttaggagttttaaaatatttatatgattaatgcaatattatattaatttaatacatgaaaTTGTGTTTTGGGTATTTAAGATTAGTATAGTACTTTACAattcattttaaacttttacgaaatattaatttaaaataaatagtttcaTGATAAAAAGCTTTAAGCAATTAAAACTTATGTCAATATTTCTATttagaaaatgtaaaagaataaattattatataaatctcaaaattatacatgaactttgatttaatgtgcaattgtatacatgagCTTTAGTTTGatgcaattatacatataaaactttgattgtgtttcaaatgtatacatgaaactttaattttgatccaatcatacacatttatagaaataaatagatcaatcaatttttatattggataaatataattatttcatacGCAAGATATAAACATAAGATGGtgctatatcaataattgtgttaataatttgtgagaattagatcaaactaaaatttcatgtataaaattgtacaaaattaaagttcatatataattttgatatttataatgCTATAACctagaaaagttatttttagtagtgaataattttatattatttattttatattaatataatatttaagtattaattttatGGGAAAATATTTAGTACAATTGGAGTTTTAGATTtcacaatcaaataaaatattaaaaattaaatattaaaaaacacaagtaaattttaaaataaaaatatatattgtcaatgtatattactatttttgtatgctcgaaatgaaaattttcaattcatatttttatttttaaaattttaaaagattttattttacacaaatgatgtattaaataattatttttaaaaaataggattTAAGGACATATGTCAATGATACCAAATAATTACCTtaatatgaaaatgatattattatattaataaatataaatatttcaatgTTTATGTCATATTACCGTTtgaaaaatctatatttaaaaagaaaaagaaaaaaaagtcaagATCCAATAAATTATGGAGATGGGAAATATGGTTGGCCCATCATGACAGCGGTGACAACCGCATTTGTCTGGCTgctttctttaaaaatatatctaaatattttttagaaaaatataactCAGAATCATTTGGTACACTCCTCACTCAAATGCAAAGTTGCATTTAGAAAAAGggataattattaaaaatataatattttaaaatcaatgacCAAGTtgcaaagaaaatatatatatatatatatttggctattttaaaaatctacaacATGGTTactcaaacaaaacaaaatcagtGACATTCATGGAAGTAACATAGAAAGTATGATATTTGGTCAACCGTCAAACATTGCTTCCCAGCAACAAATTAAATAGCTGAGGTTCATAATCATTATCAACTAATTACTTAAAACAGATAAGACTtgacaatttataaatatttaaattccaagttaaagagaaagagaggaaaCCAGAAGTTTCTTTTTGCAGGGATTAGTAAGAATGGCGAAAGAGTTGGATGTTGAAGCTGCAAATAAGTCAGAAGATAACATGAAACCAACAGCTATCTTCAAGAGTACAAATGAATCTGTTGTTTTAAAGGTATGAACAGtgattctctttttttttttaaagaagattgtaaattttgagttttgaatgATTGTATTTTCATGGTTTGTTTTTTTACAGTTTGTTGATGTTGTTTATTCAATCAAGTTTGGGAAATCGggtcattattttcaaaagaaatcaGGTTCTGGAGAGAAAGTGATCTTAAATGGGATTACTGGGGTGGTTGAACCAGGAGAAATGTTAGCCATGCTTGGTCCATCTGGCAGTGGCAAAACAACACTATTGACTGCATTAGGGGGTCGCCTAGGTGGTTGCCTCAGTGGAACCGTAACTTACAATGGCAAGCCTTTCTCCAATTCAGTGAAACGAAACACAGGGTTTGTGACTCAAGATGATGTTCTATACCCTCACTTGACCGTCACCGAAACGCTCGTTTTTACCGCTCTGCTTCGATTGCCGAATAGTTTTAGTAAACAAGAGAAGATCATGCATGCTGAAGCTGTCATCAATGAACTTGGACTAGTTGACTGCAAGAATAGCATCATTGGGGACCCATTTACCAGAGGAGTTTCGGGTGGGGAGCGAAAAAGGGTTAGTATAGGTCAAGAAATGCTTATAAACCCAAGCTTGTTATTCTTAGACGAGCCTACATCGGGTCTGGATTCAACTACGGCGCAAAGGCTGGTGTCGACGTTGTCGGAGTTTGCTAAAGGTGGAAGAACAATTGTGCTGACAATACACCAGCCATCAAGTAGACTGTTTTACATGTTTGATAAGGTTTTACTGCTATCAGAGGGTAACCCTTTGTATTTTGGACGAGGATCGGCTACTATGGATTATTTTTCGAGTATCGGATATGCCCCATCAGTTGCCATGAACCCTTCAGATTTCCTATTGGACCTTTCAAATGGTATATGCTTTAATCTTATAGTGACAATTTTGCATACATCTACTTCAGCTGATTTGAATCCTGTAATGTTTATATAGGTATTACATCATCAAATGAGTCACCAAAGGAACAAACCCTGGTGAAGACAACACTAGTTTCAGCATACAAGAGCAACATTGGTGAGAAACTAAGGGAAGAGCTCAAGGATAACAGCAAGCACCATCATGATCAAATGGAAAGCAAGACATTTGAAAGGTGGCCTACAACATGGTGGCAACAGTTCACCGTATTGCTTCAAAGGGGACTTAAGGAAAGGAAACATGAATCATTCTCCGTATTCAACACTGTTGAGGTCCTTGTTGTAGCTGTCCTATTAGGACTATTATGGTGGCAATCTGATGTAGCTCACTTGCAGGACCAGGTATGAATAAACATTGGATGGCATTGATATATGGGATGAACTTCAGAAAAATAGGCTGATAtatgttgttaattttgaaaacatgcAGATTGGATTCCTCTTCTTTATTTTAGGATTCTGGGGTTTGTTCCCTCTATACCAAGCAATTTTCACCTTCCCTCAAGAACGTTTAATGCTCGAAAAAGAACGGTCTGCGGGCTTGTATAGGCTATCTTCATATTTCATGTCAAGAATCATATCTGATCTCCCCATGGAGCTTACACTTCCCATTGTTTTCATCACAATATCATATTGGATGGCAGGGCTTAAACCCACAGCAGGGAGTTTCCTATACACCCTATTTGCACTTATTTTATGTGTCTTAGGCTCTCAAGGCATAGGGTTAGCCATTGGTGCCTTAGTGATGAACACGAAATCGGCAGCCACTCTCGGTTCTATCATCATGCTCACGTTCTTACTCGCCAGCGGCTACTATATTCAACAATTTCCGGGTTTCATGTCATGGATCAAATACATTGCACTTACCCATTACGCATACAAACTCTTGTTGGGGTCTCAATACCAGCCACATGATACTTACCCTTGTAATGAACCTGGGAAGGTTTGCTTAGTAGGAGATTTCCAACCTATAAAAACTGTGGGGCTAGATGGTCAACTCATCTCAGCTGTTGCCCTGATTCTAATGGTTTTGATCTACAGACTAGTTGCTTATTTGGCCCTCATGAGAATTGGTGTGACCCAAAAATTGGCCAAGTAGCTGAATCTTAATCCATTATTTGCATAAAACCAAAGAGTggtatcaattaaattatagatGCCATTGTCTtccattcttttcttcttctttttttcattttagtggcttgtatattatatgtatttgattaGAGATAGAGAGAATAGTGtaccaaaataaatcaattatgacattatttgtattttatatattctttttcaattaagGTAATGATCCTTTTCCACTTAGTGAAGTTCAAATGCATAAGTATTTAGGACTATGGAAATCAGAGACTGCACTTAAAAATCATGATTATAATCCATCTCAACAAACAGCAATCCCTTGATGCATTAGTAGTGACGTGACTTGttctataatagaaaaataacaggAAGAAAAACCATTATAGCAACATAAAGCtccaaaattaaatatcatattttcatatctaCATTGAAGGTAGCCAGATTCCGAAACTCATACCCATCtctctttcaaattatttcttgcAATTCACCGATTATCTTCATGCTTCTTTGAGCATTTGGGAAGGAAGTAAGACAAAAGCACAAGAATTAAGGGCTCCCCCATGAATTAGGATAtaaatctaaatcaaaataaatctgAGCAAAATTTACAcgtaataaaacttaaaatataaattgaaaacttactaacttttaagatttatcatataaattaacttaactaaacctaaaaatatttttaaaaattctagtCAATTATGCTCAATTGCTTAATTTGATGACATCCATGATTGAATTCAATTTCCTAGTTTCTTATCTTAGTcttgatttgaaataaaataaatttctttcttAATAGTCAACGAAGAGCATCGACTAGTAAAACGTTTAAGCATCCACATTTTTAACTACATGATGGTATACCAAGAAAAGTATATATGTGATAGAAGAAACAATTATAAGTAAAGAAGTGACTAACTAACtacacataattttttttatatatatataagggaagagatagaaaatattaaatttgggATTAGTATCAATTGaagttttaatataaaattttattaattttaaataaaaaacctaaataatcttattaatatgctattttattttaaaattttttcaattgaattaatgTTGGGAATTCTACAGACATTAAATTCATAATACTCATTGTTTATTGGAAAAAAAACTTGGTTAAtgcatatatgtaaatatataaaatttttgtttctcatcaaaatatatataatttatttaattataaaatttttattaagaggTGATTTATACATATACCGcaaaaatgatttataaataacatataacgTTTTCATGTTCCAATTGAACACTTTCCATTTTGATTATTCTCAAAGAGAAGATTTTTTACCAAACATCTGCGAATTTATACGTTATCAGTATAATATAAGCTTACTTTTAATATGCTTTCTTAGCACAATATATAAAGTATACTAGCTGACTTTAATTATACACATTAAACACATTGTTCCAAATTAATGGCTGCAAGTGACATGAGACATGACATTATACTGACACCgaaattatcatatatatttaaagttatagatatttatatttctctgttttctaaattttaaaattcatgtctaattgttaacactattaatttttctttgttaaaattattattgtgaCATTTAAAACAAACCCTTAATTGGCAACTTTGTAACTAAAAAGTGATATTGTAATGAATGtgaatttaacaatataattataacaatgcTAACAGTTGGACCATAgctttgaaatctaaaaagtagagggattaaattcctagaaataaaattataagaactaaattctaaatttaaaaagagtGCAGAGACTTGTCAAAACCATTTATTTGTGAAAACGAGGTCgatttggattttgaaaacaaaaacgaacatggggtcgccaccaatcttttct from Gossypium raimondii isolate GPD5lz chromosome 1, ASM2569854v1, whole genome shotgun sequence harbors:
- the LOC105779397 gene encoding ABC transporter G family member 9 translates to MAKELDVEAANKSEDNMKPTAIFKSTNESVVLKFVDVVYSIKFGKSGHYFQKKSGSGEKVILNGITGVVEPGEMLAMLGPSGSGKTTLLTALGGRLGGCLSGTVTYNGKPFSNSVKRNTGFVTQDDVLYPHLTVTETLVFTALLRLPNSFSKQEKIMHAEAVINELGLVDCKNSIIGDPFTRGVSGGERKRVSIGQEMLINPSLLFLDEPTSGLDSTTAQRLVSTLSEFAKGGRTIVLTIHQPSSRLFYMFDKVLLLSEGNPLYFGRGSATMDYFSSIGYAPSVAMNPSDFLLDLSNGITSSNESPKEQTLVKTTLVSAYKSNIGEKLREELKDNSKHHHDQMESKTFERWPTTWWQQFTVLLQRGLKERKHESFSVFNTVEVLVVAVLLGLLWWQSDVAHLQDQIGFLFFILGFWGLFPLYQAIFTFPQERLMLEKERSAGLYRLSSYFMSRIISDLPMELTLPIVFITISYWMAGLKPTAGSFLYTLFALILCVLGSQGIGLAIGALVMNTKSAATLGSIIMLTFLLASGYYIQQFPGFMSWIKYIALTHYAYKLLLGSQYQPHDTYPCNEPGKVCLVGDFQPIKTVGLDGQLISAVALILMVLIYRLVAYLALMRIGVTQKLAK